One genomic window of Pempheris klunzingeri isolate RE-2024b chromosome 12, fPemKlu1.hap1, whole genome shotgun sequence includes the following:
- the abcg5 gene encoding ATP-binding cassette sub-family G member 5 — translation MDRFYSMQTVEPEIGNKVRESFKYVSEVKRDVRRDGGEERSEPSCCLSVSKISYTVSERVGPWWDLPSYRKRWTRQILNDVSFQIDSGQIMGILGNSGSGKTTLLDAISGRIGNCGTLLGEVLINGRKMKREEYQDCFSYVLQSDNLLSYLTVEETLTYTAQLALRKHSAEAIKKKVSAAMAELSLSHVARSVIGGRVFPGISGGERRRVSIASQLLQDPRVILLDEPTTGLDSMTANQIVVLLAELARRDRIVIVTIHQPRSELFRVFSRIAIMSCGELVFCGQPEEMVDFFSQCGYECPEYCNPFDIYVDFTSVDTRSSEREAATFNRMREITSSYQRSDIYQSMLRKMEQSLQRADKPAIPFKSKESPSGAAKLGVLLRRTARNLSRDRMGVLMRLSQNLIYGLFVAFFVMHLDNDVTKGAVQDRIGIIYQSIGASPYTGMLNAVALFPALRAISDQESQDGLYSKWQMFLAYIFHILPFSILSVVIFTSFLYWTVGMHPDSIRFLCFTAVVLVPHIIGELLTVVLLGVVQDPNMVNTGVALLNIAGILVGSGFLRSTQQMPVVFQWLSYLTFQKYSCELLIVTEFHGLDFTCNVSKPLPGACLITHGSQIIDEGYPGALSRYTLDFVLLYSFFPALLLLGTISFKIRDRLVRH, via the exons ATGGACAGATTTTACTCCATGCAGACGGTGGAGCCAGAGATTGGGAACAAAGTTAGAGAGTCCTTCAAGTATGTGTcggaggtgaagagggatgTCAGGAGGGACGGTGGAGAGGAGCGATCAGAGCCCTCCTGCTGTCTCAGTGTCAGCAAGATCTCCTATACTGTCAG TGAGCGTGTAGGTCCGTGGTGGGACCTGCCTTCATACAGGAAGCGCTGGACTCGTCAGATCCTCAATGATGTCTCCTTCCAAATAGACAGTGGGCAGATCATGGGCATACTTGGCAATTCAG GTTCAGGAAAGACCACATTGTTGGATGCCATCTCAGGGAGGATTGGAAACTGTGGTACACTGTTGGGTGAGGTCTTAATTAACGGCAGgaaaatgaagagagaagagTATCAGGACTGCTTCTCCTATGTGCTGCAG AGTGATAACTTGTTGAGTTATCTGACAGTGGAGGAGACTCTGACCTACACAGCCCAGCTGGCCCTGCGGAAACACTCGGCCGAGGCCATCAAGAAGAAG GTGTCGGCAGCGATGGCCGAGCTGAGTCTGAGTCATGTGGCCCGCAGTGTTATTGGAGGTCGTGTCTTCCCAGGGATCTCTGGAGGCGAGAGGAGAAGGGTCTCCATTGCCAGCCAGCTACTTCAGGACCCAA GGGTGATCCTATTGGACGAGCCGACCACCGGCCTGGACAGCATGACCGCCAATCAAATTGTGGTGCTGTTGGCAGAGCTGGCCAGGAGGGACCGTATCGTCATAGTAACTATCCACCAACCACGCTCCGAACTCTTCAGG GTGTTCAGTAGGATAGCTATAATGAGTTGTGGAGAGCTGGTGTTCTGTGGGCAGCCAGAAGAGATGGTGGATTTCTTCAGCCAATGTGGATATGAGTGTCCAGAGTACTGCAACCCCTTTGACATCTATG TTGACTTCACCTCAGTGGACACACGCAGCAGTGAGAGGGAGGCAGCCACCTTCAATCGCATGCGTGAGATCACTTCATCCTATCAGAGGTCTGATATCTACCAGAGCATGCTGAGAAAAATGGAGCAGAGCCTGCAGCGGGCAGACAAGCCGGCCATCCCCTTTAAGAGCAAAGAGTCACCCAGCGGTGCAGCCAAACTTGGAGTTCTGCTCAG GCGGACAGCAAGAAACCTGTCCAGAGACAGGATGGGTGTCCTGATGCGTCTGTCCCAGAACCTGATCTACGGTCTCTTTGTGGCCTTCTTTGTGATGCATTTAGACAACGATGTCACCAAGGGTGCCGTGCAGGACCGCATCGGCATCATCTATCAGAGCATTGGTGCTTCGCCCTACACTGGCATGCTGAACGCTGTAGCTCTCT TTCCAGCTTTGCGGGCCATCAGTGACCAGGAGAGTCAGGATggtctgtacagtaaatggCAAATGTTCTTGGCCTACATCTTCCACATTCTGCCCTTCAGCATCCTCAGTGTTGtcatcttcacctccttccTTTACTG GACGGTGGGGATGCACCCTGACAGCATACGCTTCCTGTGTTTCACTGCAGTAGTCCTGGTGCCTCATATTATAG GTGAGCTGCTGACAGTGGTGTTATTAGGAGTGGTCCAAGACCCTAACATGGTCAACACTGGAGTGGCTCTGCTCAATATTGCAGGGATCCTGGTGGGATCTGGCTTCTTGAG AAGCACCCAGCAGATGCCGGTGGTTTTCCAGTGGCTCAGCTACCTGACTTTCCAGAAGTACAGCTGTGAGCTGCTCATAGTGACCGAGTTCCACGGACTTGACTTCACATGCA ATGTTTCCAAACCTTTGCCAGGAGCCTGTCTGATCACTCATGGCAGTCAGATCATTGATGAGGGCTATCCTGGTGCTCTGTCACGATACACACTAGACTTTGTTCTCCTGTACTCCTTCTTCCCTGCCCTCCTGCTGCTGGGCACGATCAGCTTCAAGATCAGAGACAGGCTTGTGCGTCACTAA
- the dync2li1 gene encoding cytoplasmic dynein 2 light intermediate chain 1, which produces MPKISSDTLWELAAAEVHSRGTEAGEADGGEPVSERTVFLIGSKAGGKTSILLRCLDRDEPSKPTLALEYTFGRRARGHNTPKDIAHLWELGGGISLSDLVQIPITPANIRSLSVILVLDLSKPNAMWATMEKLLQATQAHLEKVSSQTQQAQKAKPGAKQQALVHSAARVLPKDYPDRELISPFPVPLLIIGSKYDIFQESDSDKKKVVSKTLRFIAHYYAASLIFTSIKSENLMSKTKNLFSHLAFGLDRGKTVSCDSTKPLVIPAGSDSFSQIGSPPTTDVDITSLHAKNPKDLWKKIYERVFPQENTSEQRELKDPAKDPQYSEPQIDAMRAQKDQELDQYKRNAAKSWRGLELET; this is translated from the exons aTGCCAAAAATAAG CTCAGACACGCTGTGGGAGCTAGCCGCGGCGGAGGTGCACAGCCGGGGGACTGAAGCTGGAGAGGCGGATGGAGGAGAGCCGGTCAGCGAGAGGACCGTGTTTCTGATAGGAAGCAAGGCTGGG GGTAAAACGTCCATTCTCCTCAGATGCCTCGACAG GGATGAACCATCCAAGCCAACTCTGGCGCTGGAGTACACTTTTGGCAGACGGGCCCGAGGACACAACACA CCCAAAGACATAGCCCACCTATGGGAGCTGGGAGGAGGGATCTCTTTGTCAGACCTGGTCCAGATCCCCATCACTCCTGCCAACATCAG gtctctctctgtcattctcgTTCTGGACTTATCTAAACCCAACGCCATGTGGGCAACCATGGAGAAGCTACTGCAGGCCACACAAGCTCATCTGGAGAAAGTGTCTTCCCAGACACAACAAGCACAGAAGGCCAAACCCGGAGCCAAACAGCAGGCACTGGTCCACTCAGCAGCACGAGTCTTGCCTAAGGACTATCCT GACAGAGAGCTGATCAGTCCCTTTCCTGTTCCTCTGCTCATCATTGGCAGCAAATATGACATATTTCAG GAATCTGACTCTGACAAGAAGAAAGTGGTTAGTAAAACATTGCGTTTTATTGCCCACTACTACGCCGCCTCTCTTATT TTCACCAGCATCAAGTCGGAGAACCTAATGTCAAAAACCAAGAACTTATTTTCCCACCTGGCTTTTGGTCTTGACAGAGG GAAAACTGTGTCCTGTGACTCCACCAAACCTCTCGTCATCCCAGCAGGCTCTGACTCCTTTAGCCAAATTG GCTCCCCTCCTACTACTGATGTTGACATCACTTCTCTGCATGCAAAAAACCCAAAGGACCTCTGGAAGAAAATCTACGAGCGTGTCTTTCCCCAAGAG AATACCAGCGAGCAGAGGGAACTGAAGGATCCAGCCAAAGACCCTCAGTACAGTGAACCTCAGATTGATGCCATGAGAGCCCAGAAAGACCAG gagtTGGATCAGTATAAGAGGAATGCAGCGAAGTCATGGAGAGGACTGGAGCTGGAGACATGA